A single region of the Ancylobacter novellus DSM 506 genome encodes:
- a CDS encoding TRAP transporter large permease, whose amino-acid sequence MFSYGVMPPLMFAGMICFMIIGFPVAFSLVAVGLFFGTIGIITDHFHPSFLQALPLRFYGIISNDLLLAIPFFTFMGAILERCGLAEDLLEGTGKLFGRIPGGLAYAVIVVGAILGAITGTVAASVIAMGVISLPVMMRYGYDQKLATGVIAASGTITQLIPPSLVLIILAEQLGKPVGDMYLGAIGPSLLQVAIFIGYVFVLSLVKPHHMPPLPPEAIGEGGWPLIRQVLWGMIPSIVLIMLVLGTLAMGLATPTEAGAMGAVGAIVLAALHRRLTWALVRQAMSSTMRLTAMVVFILIGATVFSLVFQGMDGALWIEHMLAQLPGGRVGFLIFVNIFVFFIAFFLDFFEIAFIIVPLLVPVAIKLDINLIWFGVLLCVNMQTAFMHPPFGFALFYLRGIAPKSIRTSQIYWGAIPWLAMQLILVVVVIMWPEAVTYWVSAGPTVDPSTIELNIPQIDAPGLDMGPPQF is encoded by the coding sequence ATGTTCTCCTACGGCGTGATGCCCCCGCTGATGTTCGCCGGCATGATCTGCTTCATGATCATCGGCTTCCCGGTCGCCTTTTCGCTGGTCGCGGTGGGCCTGTTCTTCGGCACGATCGGCATCATCACCGATCATTTCCACCCGAGCTTCCTGCAGGCGCTGCCGCTGCGCTTCTACGGCATCATCTCCAACGACCTGCTGCTCGCCATCCCCTTCTTCACCTTCATGGGGGCGATCCTCGAGCGCTGCGGCCTCGCCGAGGACCTGCTCGAGGGTACCGGCAAGCTGTTCGGCCGGATACCGGGCGGCCTCGCCTATGCGGTGATCGTGGTCGGCGCGATCCTGGGCGCCATCACCGGCACGGTGGCGGCCTCGGTCATCGCCATGGGCGTGATCTCGCTGCCTGTCATGATGCGCTACGGCTACGACCAGAAGCTCGCCACCGGCGTCATCGCCGCGTCGGGCACCATCACCCAGCTCATCCCGCCCTCGCTGGTGCTGATCATCCTCGCCGAGCAACTCGGCAAGCCGGTGGGCGACATGTATCTGGGCGCCATCGGCCCGTCGCTGCTGCAGGTGGCGATCTTCATCGGCTATGTGTTCGTGCTCTCGCTGGTGAAGCCGCACCACATGCCCCCGCTGCCGCCCGAGGCGATCGGGGAGGGCGGCTGGCCGCTGATCCGCCAGGTGCTGTGGGGCATGATCCCCTCCATCGTGCTGATCATGCTGGTGCTGGGCACGCTCGCCATGGGCCTCGCCACCCCGACCGAGGCCGGCGCCATGGGCGCGGTCGGCGCCATCGTGCTCGCCGCGCTGCATCGCCGCCTCACCTGGGCGCTGGTGCGTCAGGCCATGTCCTCGACCATGCGGCTGACCGCCATGGTGGTGTTCATCCTCATCGGCGCCACCGTGTTCAGCCTGGTCTTCCAGGGCATGGACGGGGCGCTGTGGATTGAGCACATGCTGGCGCAGCTGCCGGGCGGGCGGGTCGGCTTCCTGATCTTCGTCAACATCTTCGTCTTCTTCATCGCCTTCTTCCTCGACTTCTTCGAGATCGCCTTCATCATCGTGCCGCTTTTGGTGCCGGTGGCGATCAAGCTCGACATCAACCTGATCTGGTTCGGCGTGCTGCTCTGCGTGAACATGCAGACCGCCTTCATGCACCCGCCCTTCGGCTTCGCGCTGTTCTACCTGCGCGGCATCGCCCCCAAGTCGATCCGCACCTCGCAGATCTACTGGGGCGCGATCCCGTGGCTGGCGATGCAGCTCATCCTGGTGGTGGTCGTCATCATGTGGCCGGAGGCGGTGACCTACTGGGTCAGCGCGGGTCCGACGGTCGATCCCTCGACCATCGAGCTCAACATCCCGCAGATCGACGCGCCGGGCCTCGACATGGGCCCGCCGCAGTTCTGA
- a CDS encoding TRAP transporter small permease subunit produces MGGLLAFSRAIDALNERFGRLADYCVLIACLISAGNATVRYLLSYSTNGLLEIQWYLFGAVVLLGAPYTLQRNEHVRVDLLYMSLSPRGRLWIDTLGFVLILIPAGIYLTFLSFPFFWQSFVSDEMSQNAGGLILWPAKLLLPLGFALLTVQGISELIKRVAALTGAIEIETEYEKPLQ; encoded by the coding sequence ATGGGTGGGCTGCTGGCCTTCAGCCGCGCCATTGACGCGTTGAACGAGAGGTTCGGGCGTCTCGCGGATTACTGCGTGCTGATCGCCTGCCTCATCAGCGCCGGCAACGCCACGGTGCGTTATCTGCTCAGCTATTCGACCAACGGGCTGCTGGAAATCCAGTGGTACCTGTTCGGCGCGGTGGTGCTGCTCGGCGCGCCCTACACGCTCCAGCGCAACGAGCATGTGCGCGTCGACCTGCTCTACATGTCGCTGTCGCCGCGCGGGCGGCTGTGGATCGACACGCTGGGCTTCGTCCTCATCCTGATCCCGGCGGGCATCTACCTCACCTTCCTGAGCTTCCCCTTCTTCTGGCAGTCCTTCGTCTCCGACGAGATGTCGCAGAATGCCGGCGGGCTGATCCTGTGGCCGGCCAAGCTCCTGCTGCCGCTCGGCTTCGCGCTGCTCACCGTGCAGGGCATCTCGGAGCTGATAAAGCGCGTGGCCGCGCTCACCGGCGCGATCGAGATCGAGACCGAATACGAGAAGCCGCTGCAGTAG
- a CDS encoding PRC-barrel domain-containing protein: protein MRANIIGLAAAAALLSAPALAQTPITETANVAVGPSDALASNLVGLDVNNAANEDVGEIEDLVLDSSMNAKGLVLSVGGFLGMGDRYVVVPPNAVKVTFDGSAKEWKGTSTLTREQLKAMPEFKYEGKFDD, encoded by the coding sequence ATGCGCGCGAACATCATCGGCCTTGCCGCGGCGGCGGCCCTGCTTTCCGCCCCCGCGCTGGCGCAGACGCCGATCACCGAGACCGCCAACGTCGCCGTGGGCCCGAGCGACGCGCTCGCCTCCAACCTCGTCGGGCTCGACGTCAACAACGCCGCCAATGAGGATGTCGGCGAGATCGAAGACCTCGTGCTCGACAGCTCGATGAATGCGAAAGGGCTGGTGCTTTCGGTCGGCGGCTTCCTCGGCATGGGCGACCGCTATGTCGTGGTCCCGCCGAATGCGGTGAAGGTGACGTTCGACGGCTCCGCCAAGGAATGGAAGGGCACCAGCACGCTGACGCGCGAACAGCTCAAGGCGATGCCCGAGTTCAAGTACGAAGGGAAGTTCGACGACTGA
- a CDS encoding DHA2 family efflux MFS transporter permease subunit: MGSRTSFARGARPLPAFSESLPSGDSAPDRVPARIWIGFGALCLGMFMAVLDIQVVATSLPTIRTALAIPADMMSWIQTAYLIAEVIAIPLTGLLTRALGMRVLFALAVGAFTLASIGCAASMGFASLVTARVAQGFFGGMLVPLVFSAVFLLFPFRLQGFATTIAGLLAVLAPTVGPVVGGWITQTTSWHWLFLINVAPGILACALGLALLAREAADRALLRTLDIAGLALLAICLASLQIGLKEAPQRGWLAAPVLALLAASVLAGAVFVRRMLVGTTPIIQLRTFRDRGFAIGCALSFILGMGLYGTVYLMPVFLAFVRGHGPLAIGMVMLVTGVTQFVTSPAAVALERRSDARLLTILGFALFGVGLAMSAFSTRETDYDGMFWPQVVRGGAIMLCLLPPTRLALGALPPEAVPDASGLFNLMRNLGGAIGIALIDTVIFGRSPVHAEALKQRLLAGDTAAADLVGLPADALHGAVTGPLDPAIEAFVRPLIEKAAMVQSINEAWLMLACCTFAGCALALLAPARSGRR; the protein is encoded by the coding sequence ATGGGAAGCCGAACATCCTTCGCTCGAGGGGCACGTCCGTTGCCAGCCTTCAGCGAGAGCCTTCCTTCGGGAGACAGTGCGCCGGACCGCGTGCCCGCGCGCATATGGATCGGCTTTGGCGCGCTGTGCCTCGGCATGTTCATGGCGGTGCTGGACATCCAGGTGGTGGCGACCTCGCTGCCCACCATCCGCACCGCGCTCGCCATTCCTGCCGACATGATGAGCTGGATCCAGACCGCCTACCTCATCGCCGAGGTGATCGCGATCCCGCTGACCGGCCTGCTGACGCGCGCGCTCGGCATGCGCGTGCTGTTTGCCCTCGCCGTGGGCGCTTTCACGCTGGCCTCGATCGGCTGCGCGGCGAGCATGGGGTTCGCCTCGCTGGTCACCGCACGCGTGGCGCAGGGCTTTTTCGGCGGGATGCTGGTGCCGCTGGTGTTCTCGGCGGTGTTCCTGCTCTTTCCGTTCCGGCTCCAGGGCTTCGCGACCACCATCGCCGGCCTTTTGGCGGTGCTGGCGCCCACCGTCGGGCCGGTTGTCGGCGGCTGGATCACGCAGACTACCTCGTGGCACTGGCTGTTCCTCATCAATGTCGCGCCGGGCATCCTTGCCTGCGCGCTGGGGCTGGCCCTCCTGGCGCGCGAGGCGGCCGACCGGGCGCTGCTGCGTACGCTGGACATCGCCGGCCTCGCGCTGCTGGCGATCTGCCTCGCCAGCCTGCAGATCGGCCTGAAGGAGGCGCCGCAGCGCGGCTGGCTGGCCGCGCCGGTTCTCGCTCTGCTTGCCGCCAGCGTGCTCGCCGGCGCGGTGTTCGTGCGGCGAATGCTGGTCGGAACGACGCCGATCATTCAGCTGCGCACCTTCCGGGACCGCGGCTTCGCCATCGGCTGCGCGCTCAGCTTCATTCTCGGCATGGGGCTGTACGGCACGGTCTATCTGATGCCGGTATTCCTCGCCTTCGTGCGCGGGCACGGGCCGCTGGCCATCGGCATGGTGATGCTGGTCACCGGCGTGACGCAATTCGTCACCTCGCCGGCCGCGGTGGCGCTGGAGCGGCGCAGCGATGCGCGGCTGCTGACCATCCTGGGCTTCGCGCTGTTCGGCGTGGGGCTCGCCATGAGCGCGTTCTCGACCCGCGAGACCGATTATGACGGCATGTTCTGGCCGCAGGTCGTGCGCGGCGGCGCGATCATGCTGTGTCTGCTGCCGCCGACCCGCCTGGCGCTGGGCGCCCTGCCGCCCGAGGCGGTGCCGGACGCCAGCGGCCTGTTCAACCTGATGCGCAATCTGGGCGGTGCCATTGGCATAGCGCTGATCGACACGGTGATCTTCGGGCGCAGCCCCGTCCATGCCGAAGCGCTCAAGCAGCGGCTGCTCGCTGGAGACACGGCCGCCGCCGATCTCGTCGGGCTGCCGGCCGATGCGCTGCACGGTGCGGTCACGGGCCCGCTCGACCCGGCCATCGAGGCTTTCGTCCGGCCGCTGATCGAGAAGGCCGCGATGGTGCAGTCGATCAACGAGGCGTGGCTCATGCTCGCCTGCTGCACCTTCGCCGGCTGCGCCCTGGCGCTGCTGGCGCCGGCGCGAAGCGGGCGACGCTAA